CGATCCGCACGACCTCGCGAAGCCGCGCGGGAAGCAGGACTGGCAGCGGGAGCCGCACTCGATCTGGTACCAGCGCACGTCGGGCATCTGGCAGACGGTGTGGCTGGAGAAGGTGCCGGCGACGCGCATCGGGTCCCTGCGCTGGACGGCGAGCCTGGAGCACTGGGCGGTGGGGCTGGACGTCCACCTCGAGGGCGCGCGCCGCGCGGGGCTGCGGCTCAAGGTGCGCCTGACCGCGAAGGGGCAGCTGCTGGCCGACGACACCTACCAGCTGGTGGCGGGCGAGGTGCACCGCCGCATCGCGCTCTCCGACCCGGGGATCGACGACTACCGCAACGAGCTGATCTGGCGTCCCGAGCAGCCGACGCTGATCGACGCGGAGCTGGAGCTGTGGGGCGAGCGCGGCGAGCGGATCGACGCGGTGCGCAGCTACACGGCCATCCGGCAGGTGGGGATGCAGGGCGACCGCTTCGTGCTCAACGGGCGGCCGTACCACCTGAAGCTCGTGCTCGACCAGGGCTACTGGGAGCACACGGGGCTCACCGCGCCGGGCGACGCGGCGCTGCGGCGCGACGTCGTGATGGCGAAGGCGATGGGCTTCAACGGCGTGCGCAAGCACCAGAAGATCGAGGATCCGCGCTACCTGTACTGGGCGGACAGGCTCGGGCTCCTGGTGTGGGAGGAGATGCCGAGCCCGTACCGGTTCACGCGCCTGGCGGTGGACCGGCTGACGAAGCAGTGGCTCGACGTGATGCGGCGCGACGCCAGCCATCCGTGCATCATGGCGTGGGTGCCGTTCAACGAGAGCTGGGGCGTCCCCGACCTGCCGTCGATGCCGGAGCAGCGGCACTGGGTGGAGGCGCTCTACCACCTCACGCGCACGGTGGACAGCTCGCGGCTGGTGGTCGGCAACGACGGCTGGGAGAGCGTGGCGACGGACCTGGTGGGCATCCACGACTACGACCACGATCCGGAGCGCATCCGCCGCCGCTACCGCCCCGAGGTGGAGCTGCCGCAGATCTTCCAGCGCGAGCGCCCGGGCCATCGGCTCCTGGTGCTCAACGACGTCGAGACGCACGCCAAGCTGCCGGTGGTGCTGTCGGAGTTCGGCGGCATCGCCTACGCGGCCGACGAGGACCGCACGTGGGGCTACTCGCGCTGCGCGACCGCCGAGGAGTTCCAGGCGCGCTACGCGGCGCTGCTGCGCGTGGTCAACGGCATCGGGCTGTTCACGGGGTTCTGCTACACGCAGTTCACCGACACGTACCAGGAGGCCAACGGGCTGCTCTACATGGACCGCACGCCCAAGTTCGACCTCGCGCAGATGGACCGCGCGACCCGGGGCGACGCCGACCGCATGCCGGAGCCGGGCCTGCCCGGCAGCCCACCGATGATCGTGCCCGAGCATGCGCCATAGCATGCGCCGTAGCATGCGGCGTGATCGGGCGCGTCACGCGCGATGCCGGCGCGCCTGACCCACGACCTGCGGGACGAGCGCGCGATCCGCGGCGGGCGGCGCGTCGACCTGACGTTCGGGCGCGAGGGCGACGACGAGCGCGTGCCGGCGGTGCTGCTGCTCCCGGAGGGCGCATCGCGCGAGCGGCCCGCGCCGGGCGCGGTGCTCCTGCACGGCTTCACGTCGCGCAAGGAGCAGATGGCGGACACGGTGGGCGCGCCGCTGCTCGCGCGCGGCATCGCCACCCTCGCCATCGACCTGCCGCTGCACGGCGAGCGCATCGCCGAGGGGCAGGGCTCGCAGTGGGGGAGCGGCGGCTACGCGCGCGCCGTGGATCGCTCCGCGTTCGGCAACCCGCTCGCGCTCGCGGGCAGCTGGCGCGCCGCGCAGCGCGAGACGTCGCTCGCCCTCGGCTACCTCGGCGCGCGCTCGGAGGTGGACCGCGAGCGGCTCGCGATCGTGGGCTTCTCCATGGGGTCGTTCCTGGGCGTGCTGGTGGCGGCGGCCGAGCCGCGCGTGCGCGCGCTGGTGCTCGCCGCCGGCGGCGACCTGCCCGAGGGGACGCCGTTCGCGCGCGTGATCCGCACGCTCGCCGATCCGCTGCGCGCGGTGCGGCGCTTCGACGGCCGCCCGCTGCTGATGGCGCACGGCCGCCGCGACACCACCGTCTCGCCCGCGCAGGCGCAGCGCCTGTTCGACGCCGCGCAGGAGCCGAAGGAGCTGCGGTGGTACGACGCGGGGCACTACCTCCCGGCGCGGGCCATCGACGACGCGGCGACCTGGCTGCTCGAGCGGTTGGGCTGACTCCGCTGCGTGCTCCGTGGCATCCACTGTCGCCCCGGACCCAGTTCCCTCTGGGAGGGATGCGGATCCTTCGGATGGAGACGGATGCGCCGGATCGCGCCGCACGACGGCGACGTCCCGTGCCCTGAGAGGGCCGATCCGTCTGATCCGTTCAGATCCGAAGCATCCGAATCCTCACCAACAGACCATAGAGTCCAGCGCGCCGAAGCGTCCCGAGGCCGTACACGCAGCACACAGCACGCAGCACGATACTCGCAGCGCTTCACGGCGCGTCGCTCAGCGCCCGGAGCCGCTCCGCCGCGGTCTCGGGGGTGAGGTCGCGCTGCGGCTCGCCCAGCATCTCGTAGCCGACGAGGAACTTGCGCACCGTCGCCGAGCGGAGGAGCGGCGGATAGAAGTGCAGGTGGAGGTGCCACTCGGGATACGCGGCGCCGTCGGTCGGGGCCTGGTGCAGCCCGGCCGAGTACGGGAACGACACGTCGAACAGGCGGTCGTAGCGGCGCGTGAGGCGTCCGAGCACGTCGGCCAGCGCGTCGCGCTCCGCGTCGTCGAGCGCGGCCACGTGCGGCACCGCGCGCCGGCTCACGACGAGCGTCTCGAACGGCCACACCGCCCAGAACGGCACGAGCGCGACGAAGTGGTCGTTCGCCACGACGACGCGCTCCCCGCGCGCGAGCTCCAGCGCGAGGTAGTCGCCGAGCAGCGTGCGGCCGTGGCGCGCGTGGTGCGCGCGCTGCCGATCGAGCTCGCGCGCGACGTGCATCGGCACCGTGCGCTGCGCCCAGATCTGCCCGTGGGGATGCGGGTTGCTGGCGCCCATCGCCTCGCCCTTGTTCTCGAAGATCTGCACGTGCGCGACCTGCGGATCGCTGCCGAGCGCGAGGTATTCGTCGGCCCACACGTCGACCACGCGCCGCACGTCCGCGAGCGGGAGGTCGGGCAGCGACTGGTCGTGGCGCGGCGAGAAGCAGACGACGCGGCAGCGCCCGGGCTCCGCGTGCGCGACCAGTAGGTCGCCGTCGTTCACGAGGACGTCGTCGCCACCGGGCACGAGCGCCGCGAAGTCGTTGTCGAAGACGAAGGTGCCGGTGTAGTCGGGATTGCGGTGCCCGCCCGCGCGCGCGTTGCCGGGGCACAGGTAGCACGTCGGATCGTAGGCGGGCCGCGCGGCGACGGCGGGCTTCTCGACCTGGCCCTGCCACGGCCGCTTGGCGCGGTGCGGCGACACGAGCACCCACTCGCCGCTGAGCGGGTTGAGGCGGCGGTGCGGTCGCTCGGCGAGCAGGGTCAGGTCGTCGGCCATGGTTCGTGTGCGTTCATCGTGAGCGGGGCTGCTGCGCGGCGCGGGCGGTTCTCCTCTGCACGACGGACGCCGCTCAACGTCTCCAGGGCCGGCGTCGTCGCGTCGGCTCGGGGGCGCGGAGGGGCCACCGGCTCGGGAATTGGCGCGGCGAAGCCCCGACCGCGCTGCGCGCGTCGGGTCTCCGCTCGCGCCAATTCCAGGTCGCTCGGCGGCCCCTCCACGCCCCCTCACCCCGAGCGTCCTCGGTGCGCACGCGCACGCTCGGCCGCCGCGTGCGCGGCGCGGCCGCGCGAGGCAAGCCGGATGCGAAACGCAGACGCCCGGGCGCCGCGGGCCTGGGGGAGGCGCCGAGCGACCTGTGTTCCGCGGCAGAGGAGACCCGCTGCGCGCAGCGCGAGCGGGGCTCCGACCCGCGGAATACCGAGCCGCCGCCTCCCCCAGGCCCGCGGCGCCGCGCACCGATGCCGGCCCTGCGCACGGCAGCGCACCAGGGCCGGCAACCGACTACCACGGGCGCGCCGAACGACGCGCGCCGCCGGAGTACCCGGGCAGGGATGACAGGGGAGTCATCGCCGCGCGGCCTCAACGTTCCGGCGTGGCCTTGCGTGACGCTGTCGAGCCGCGCACCCTCGGCAGGATTCCTCTCTTTCTTCCCTCCTCGGAGGTCCCAGGCGTGACCCGATCCGCACCTCGCCGCGCCGCGCTGCCCGCGCTGGCGCTCGCGACGGCCCTGCCGTTCGCCCTCACCCTCCTCGCGGGCCCGTCCGCCGTCGCGGCCCAGCAGCCGACGCGCTCGCGGATCAACGCGCCGGCGCCGGAGCCGGCCGCCCGGTTCGCGGCGGGGCAGTCCCTGCGCTTCGACAGCGCCGCGTTCGCCGCGCTGCGGTGGCGTGAGGTCGGGCCGCCGCGCGGCGGCCGCTCGGTGGCCGTGGCGGGCAGCGTCCAGCGCCCGCTCGAGTACTGGATGGGCACCACCGGCGGCGGCGTCTTCAAGACCACCGACGGCGGCATGTCCTGGCAGCCCGCCTCCGACCGCTACTTCGGCGGCACCATCGGCGCCATCGCCGTCGACCCGTCCAACGCGGACGTCGTGTACGTCGGCGGCGGCGAGACCGACATCCGCGGCAACACGTCGCACGGCGACGGCCTGTGGAAGACGACCGACGGCGGCCGCACGTGGACGATGCTCGGCTTCAAGGACGAGTACATCTCCACCATCCGGGTCCATCCGACCAACGCGAACGTCGTGTGGCTCGGCGTCTTCGGGCGCGTGTTCTCCGCGCATCCGGACCGCGGCGTCTACAAGAGCACCGACGGCGGGAAGTCGTTCCAGAAGGTGCTGTTCGTCAACGACTCGACGGGCGCGATCGACATCGCGCTCGATCCGTCGAACCCGGACGTGATGTACGCCGCGATGTGGCAGGCGTACCGCACGCCGTGGTCGATGTCGAGCGGCGGCATCCACTCGGGCATCTGGAAGAGCACCGACGGCGGCGCGAAGTGGACGAAGCTCACCGGCACCGCGCGCGGCCTGCCGACGGGCACCATCGGCAAGATCGGGCTCGCCGTCTCGCCGGCGAAGCCGAGCCGCATCTGGGCGCAGATCGAGCACGACTCGGGCGGCGTGTACCGCTCCGACGACGGCGGCCAGTCGTGGAGCTACATCAACCGCGACCGCAAGCTGCGCCAGCGCGCGTGGTACTACTCGCAGCTCTACGCCGACCCGAAGGACTCGAACGTCGTCTACGGGCTGAACGTGGGCATGTTCCGCTCGAAGGACGGCGGCGTGACCTTCCCCGAGACGCTCAACCCGCCGCATGGCGACAACCACGACCTCTGGATCGCGCCGAACGATCCGAACCGGATGGTGCAGGCGAACGACGGCGGCGCGAACGTCTCGCTGAACCGCGGCGCCAGCTGGACGGCGCAGAGCTACGCCACGGCGCAGTTCTACCACGTCAGCACCACCAACGAGTTCCCGTACAAGGTCTGCGGCGCGCAGCAGGACAACTCGACCCTCTGCGGCCCGAGCCGCAAGGAGGGTGGCGTGACGATGGCCGACTGGTACGACGCGGGCGGCGGCGAGTCGGGCTACGTGACGCCGCACCCGACCAAGCCGGACGTCATCTTCGCCGGCAGCTACGGCGGCCTGCTGACGCGCAAGGACCGGCGCACGGAGTTCGAGCGCAACGTCACGGTGTACCCGGACAACCCGATGGGCTACTCGTCGGAGGACATCCCGGTGCGCTTCCAGTGGACGTTCCCGATCGTCTTCTCGCGCCACGATCCGGGCGTGCTGTACGCGGGCGGCAACTTCCTCTTCCGCTCGACCGACGAGGGGCAGAGCTGGACGCGCGTCTCGCCCGACCTGTCGCGCCACGACCCGCGCACGATGGGCGCCTCGGGCGGCCCGATCACGAAGGACCAGACGGGCGTCGAGACGTACGGCGTGATCTTCACGTTCGACGAGTCGCCGCTGCAGAAGGGGCTCCTGTGGGCGGGCACCGACGACGGCTACGTCTGGATGTCGCGCGACAACGGCGCCAACTGGAAGAACGTGACGCCGCCCGACATGGGCGACTTCACGCGCGTCTCGATGATCGAGCCGGGGCACTACGCGGCGTGCGCCGCCTACGTGGCGAGCAACCGCTACCAGCAGGACGACAAGCGCCCGATCATCCACAAGACGACCGACTGCGGCGCCACCTGGACCAAGATCGTCAACGGGATCGGCGCGGAGGACTTCACGCGCGTGGTGCGTGAGGATCCGGTGCGTCGCGGCCTGCTGTACGCGGGCACGGAGCGCGGCGTGTGGGTGTCGTTCGACGACGGCGCGAACTGGCAGACGCTGCGGCGCAACCTGCCGCCGGTGCCGGTGCACGACCTCGTGGTGAAGGACGCGGACCTGGTGATCGCGACGCACGGCCGCTCGTTCTGGATCATGGACGACGTGTCCGCGCTGCGGCAGGTGACGCCGCAGACGATCGCGAAGACGACGCTGTACAAGCCGCGCGACGCGTACCGCGTGAACTGGGGCGGCGGCGGCTTCGGCGGCGGCGGGCGTGGCGGCGGCAACACCGCGCCGTCGGGCGTGACGCTGTACTACCACCTCACGCAGCCCAACCAGCGCGTGCGGATGGAGTTCCTCGATGCCGCCGGCAAGACGATCAGCGCCTTCACCAGCGACCAGGACTCGGCCACCGCGGCGGACAGCGTGCGCGGCGCGCAGCGGCGCACGCAGCGCCTCGACTCGCTGGTCGCCACGGGCATCTCGCGCGACTCGGCCACGAAGCTGATGCGCACGAACGAGGGGAGCGGCGCGGGCGGCGGCGGTGGCGGGGCGGTGGACTTCGAGGCGCTCGCGCGCTCGGGGCCGCGGCCGCCGCGGGTGCCGAACCGCGCGGGGCTCAACACCTTCTCGTGGAACCTGCGCTATCCCGACGCGGTGCGGTTCGAGAACATGATCATGTGGGCCGGCAACACGAACGGCCCGATCGCGCCGCCGGGCACGTACAGCGTGCGCATGACGGTGGACGGCGAGGCGCAGCCGCACACGCAGACCTTCGTGGTGCGGAAGGACCCGCGCTCCGAGGCGACGCTGGCCGACCTGCAGGAGCAGTTCCGCTTCCTGACGCAGATCCGCGACCGCGTGAGCGACGCCAACAACGCGGTGCGCACGGTGCGCAACGTGCGCGCGCAGGTCGCCGACCGCACGAAGCTGATCGCCGGCAAGGCGCAGGCGGCGGAGTTCCAGCAGGCGTCGTCGACGCTGATGACCGAGCTGACGGCGCCCGAGGAGGCGATCTACCAGACGAAGAACCAGAGCTCGCAGGACCCGCTCAACTTCCCGATCAAGCTGAACAACAAGATCGCGGCGCTGACGGGCGTGGTGTCGAGCACCGAGGCGAAGCCGACGAAGCAGAGCTACGAGGTGTTCAACCGCCTCAGCGGCTCGCTCGAGGTGGAGCTGAAGAAGGTGCGGAAGTCGCTCGACGAGACGCTGCCGAAGGTGAACGCGATCCTGCGCGCGGCGGGGCTGCCGATCATCGTGCCGGGCACCGCGGAGCCGCGCGATCCCGCGCGCCCGGCGGTCGTGATGGACGACGACGCGATGGACGAGCAGAAGACGAAGTGGTAGCCGAGCGTCGGTGCGCCGGACCCGAACGGCGAACGGCGTTGCAAGGATAAGATCGGACAAGTTCTGATAACGACCGATGGCTCCGTGTGGCGCGAGATTCCTCGCCCTCCGCGGAGCCATCCGTCGTTATCCGATCTTCTCGGACGTTCATCCTTGCAATGCCGTTGGCAGGTCAAGGATCCGCAGTCCGCAGTCCGCGGCCCGCCGCACCGTTCTAGAACAGCGCCGCCCCGAAGATCCCCGCCAGCACCCAGAACACGACGATCGACGCCAGCCAGCCGACGAGCGCCGTCATCACCGCCTTGCCGGTGTCGAAGTCGAGCGCCTGCCGGATGGCGACGATGCCGGTGCCCAGCATCCAGAGCCAGATCACGATCTTCACCAGCACGCCGAGCACCGGGACGATCGCCGCGACCATCAGGACGCCCGGCGCCTGCGCGAAGCCGAGCGTCCGCAGCAGCTCGCCCCACGTCGCCGTGCCCTTGAAGACGCGCGTGCCCACGATGTAGGTGATCCCCGACCACACCGCCCAACCGATCAGCGAGCTCACGAGGCCCCCGAGGATCCCCGGGCCCCCGCGGAACGCGTTGCCGATCGCCGCCGCGATCGCGGCCAGGACCACCACGACCGCGGCCTGCCCGGTGGCGCTCGTGTCGGCCTCGACCTCCTCGTAGGTCGCGACGTCGAACATCGCGGCGCCGCGCATGCGGTCGACGATCGAGCGGCGCGGGATGGTGGCATCCATGGCATCCATGCGGGCGACTCCTCCGGCTGGGGGTGACGGCTGGGGGTGACGGCAGGCGGATGGCACATGCCGTGCGCGACTGCGGGCATCTTCCGAGGCCCTTCACCCCGCGACGATGCCGCCGTACTCGTTCCCCCGCAACCTCCGCGACCTCCTGCGTGCCGAGCCGAGGCTCGACCCGGACCGCGCGGCGCGGCTGCTGGCCGACGTGGCGACCGTGCTGGCGCCGCGACACGCGCAGGGCGAGGCGCACGGCGGCCTGACCCCCGAGCGCGTCCTCCTCGACGCCGACGGGCGCGCCACGCTCGCCGCGCCCCCGGCCGACGACGACGGGGCGCTCGCCCCCTGGCCCGCCTACCTCGCGCCCGAGCAGATCGACGGCCGCGAGCCCGATCCCGCCAGCGACGTCTACGCCCTCGGCCTCCTGGGCTGGGAGATGCTCGCCGGCCAGCCGCCCTGGGCCGGGGAGAGCCTCTACTCCATCGTGCTCAAGCAGCGCGAGCAGGACCTGCCGCGGCTCTCGACGCTGCGGCCGGGGCTCCCGCGCCACCTCGTGTTCGCGGTCGAGGGGGCGCTGCACAAGTCGCCGGGCGACCGGTGGCGCGGCGCCGACGAGATGCTCGCCCAGCTCGCGCCGGACGCGCACCCGGACCACGAGCCTGTCCACCACTACGGCCACGACTACGGCCACGACTACGCGCACGCGCATCCCCACGCGCCGCCGGTGGTCGGGGAGACGGTCGCGATCCCGCGCCACGTCGAGCCGCCCCTCGCGGCCCGCGGCCCCGTGGTCGGCATGCCGGCCGTCCCGCCGCCCGCGCCCCGGCCTCGCCCCTCGCGCCTGCGCCCGCTCGGCCTCGCGGCGCTGGCGGTCGCGGTGCTGGGCGCGGGCGCGGCCGGCCTCGCGGTCTTCCAGGGCAGCGAGGAGAAGGGGAGCACGCAGGCCTGGCTCGACTCCGTCTCGGCCGGCGGCGCGACCGGCGAGGTGATCTCCGAGAGCACGCTCACCATCGCCGAGGAGCGCGCCCGCGACCAGCTGCGCCGCGACTCGCTGGCGAGGGTGGCACGCGCCAGCGCGCGCCGCGACAGCATCCGCGCCGCGGCGGCCGCCGAGAGCGCGCAGGCCGCGGCCCCCGCGACCGACAGCGCCGCGCCGCGCGACACGACCGCGCGGCCCGACACGACGCCGTCACCCACGCCGTCGCCCACGCCGTCGCCCACGCCGCCGCCGACGGTGCCGCCGGCGACGCCGCCGGCGCCCTCCTCGACGCCGGCGGCGCCGCCCACGAACGGCTGATCGCCGTCAGGCTCTGGTGGGGCGCTGGCAGGGCGCTGCGGACGGGCGCGAGGATCTTGTCGTCCTCTGCCGTGGGGGATACGCTAGGGGCCGCGACGCCGCGACTGCCTGCAGCGATCCCTCGCCAGGGGGTACCTCGTGCCCACGCGTTACGTCAGGCCCTTCACGTCGGAGCTGGTCGGCGACGACGGCAAGCGCATCACCGAGCTGCTGTGGGGCGATCCGGTCCACGTGACCGGCGCCGTCGAGGACGGCTTCATCCGCGCGCGGGCGCGCGGCCGTCCACTGCCGAAGAAGGGCGAGGCCGAACCGCCCACTGGCTGGGTGCGCGCGGACGACCTGATGCCGGCGAACCCGCTCCTCGAGCTCTACGTCATCGACGTCGGTCAGGGCGACAGTGTCCTCATGCGCACGCCCGACGATCGGTGGCATCTGATCGACGGCGGCGTGGCCGCCGAGCAGCAGATGACGCGGAAGGGCGCCGCGAACTTCCTACGGTGGAAGTTCCTCGACGACCTCGGTCGCGACGCCGTCGAGCTGGAGACGGTGATCCTCACGCACGCCGACGAGGACCACTACGGCGGGCTCGCGAACGTCTTCACCGGGCGCGTGCCGATGCGCGATCCGTTCCCGGTGCGCATCGCGCGCTTCTTCCACAGCGGCATCGCGAACTTCGCCGCCGCACCGAAGACCGGCGACGAGGTCGCGGGCGAGGTCCCCGCGTTCCCGATCCCCGGTCAGCGCATCAGGCGCGGCGGACGCTTCGTCACGCAGCTGCTCGGCGGCAAGACGTCGTTCCGGAAGCCACCGCGGCCGCTGGCTCCGCGCTACGCGGCGTTCGCGGCGCTCGTCGGCCGCCTCGAGGGCAGCGTCGCCCGACTCTCGCGCGACGACGGACACCTGCCCGGCTATGCGCCCGGTGACGGCGACGTGACGATCCACGTGCTCGGGCCGGTGATGGAGACGCTCACCGACGGCACGCGCGGCCTGCGCGTGCTCGGCGCCACCGGCGTCACCAAGAACGGGCACTCGATCGTGCTGCGCGCGGACTACGGCGACGTACGCGTCCTGCTGACGGGCGATCTGAACGACGCGTCCCAGCGGCTGCTGCTCAGCTACGTGCCGGCCGCGGACTTCGCGGTCGACGTGGCCAAGGCGTGCCACCACGGCGCCGAGAAGGTGGAGCTGGACTTCATCGCCGCGATGCAGGCGCGGGCGACGGTCATCTCGTCGGGTGACAACGAGTCGCACGCCCATCCGCGGCCGGTGCTCATGGGTGCGTCGGCGCGCTACGGGCGCGAGGCGGTGGACGAGAAGGGCGCGCGCATGCCGCCGCTGCTCTACTCGACGGAGCTCGCGCGCTCGGTCGCCCTCTGCTACGCCAGCGGCGTGCGGGTCCGCCCGGCGGCCGGTGGACAGCCGGAGCAGGTCGACCTCGGCCTCACCGATGTGCGTCCCGACGTGCGCGGTCAGGACTATCGCAAGCTCGCGTTCCTGCCGCTGGCGAGCGATCTGGTGTACGGCCTCGTGAACGTCCGCACCGACGGCGTCCACGTGCTGTGCGCGACCATGGAGGAGGCGGGGACCGACTTCGACGTCAAGGTGTTCCGCGCCGGCCAGGCGCCGTGAGGCGGGCCGGCGCGGTAGCGGAGGGCGCGCACGGAAGGCACGTTTGCGCGTCCTCCGCCCACCCCGCCATGCCCGCCATCGTCGTCCGTCGCGCCGCGACGCTCGCCCTGCTCGCCGTTCTCGCCACGCCACTGTCGCCGCTCCACGCGCAGGGAGACGCGCCATTCCGCGTCGGCCCCGTCGCCGTGCGCGCCGGGGAGGCGGCGTCGGGCTTCCTCGACGTGCCCGCGGGCAGCGACGGCGCCACGCGCGTGCCGGTGAGCGTGCTGCGCGGACGCGAGACGGGACCGGTGCTCGCGCTCGTGGCGGGCACGCACGGCAGCGAGGTCGCGCCGATCATCGCATTGCAGCGCCTGCGCGCGCGGCTCGATCCCGCGGCGCTGCGCGGCACGCTGATCCTCGTCCACGTCGCGAACATGCCGAGCTTCCTCGGCCGCACCGTCTACTACTCGCCGGTCGATCGCAAGAACCTCAACCGCGTCTATCCCGGACGCGCCGACGGCACGGTGAGCGAGCGCATCGCGCACGCCATCACCACCGAGGTCATCGACCGCAGCGACTACCTGGTGGACATGCACGCCGGCGACGGCAACGAGTCGCTGCGCCCGTACACCTACTGGAGCCGGCTCGGCCTCGACGCGCGCGTCGACTCGCTGTCGCGCGAGATGGCGCTCGCATGGGGCCACGACCACGTCGTCGTCAACGACGACCGGCCGCGCGACCGCGCGCGCAGCCTCTACACGCAGAACACCGCGCAGGTGCGCGGCAAGCCGTCCATCACCACCGAGACCGGCTACCTCGGCCTTCCCGAGCCCGAGATGGTGCGCGCGAACGAGGAGGGCGCGATCCGCCTCATGCGCCACCTCGGGATGCTGCCGGCGCTGGGCGCGCTGCGCGCCGAGGAGCGTGTCGCCGCGCCGCTGTACCTCGCGCGCACGGTCGTGCTGACGAGCCCCGCGACGGGCGTGTGGCACGCGAGCGTCGAGCGCGGGACGACGGTGCCGCAGGGCGCGCCCATCGGCCGCGTGACGGACTTCTTCGGCGCGACGGTGGCGACGGTGCGCGCGCCGTTCGCGGGCGAGGTGCTCTACGTCATCGGCACGCCGGCGATGAGCGAGGGCGAGCCGGTCGCGATGCTCGGACAGGCGGCGGACAGCGTGCCGGCGCTGCAGCCGCCGCCGCCCGTCGAGGCGGTGTCGCTGCTCGGCGACACGCTGCGGCGGCCCGCGCTCGCGCCCGCGACGCAGCGGCGCATGGAGGCGCAGCTCGACTCCGCGCGCGCGATGCTCGCCGCGTCCCCCAACAGCGCCGACGCGAAGATCTGGGTCGCGCGCCGGCTCGGCTACCTGGGGCGCTACCGCGACGCGATCGACGTGCTCACGCGCGCGGCGGCCGAGCATCCCGACGATCCGCGCATCTACCGCCATCGCGGGCACCGGTATCTCACCGTGCGCGACCTGCCGCGCGCCGTCGCGGACCTGGAGCGCGCCGCG
This is a stretch of genomic DNA from Roseisolibacter agri. It encodes these proteins:
- a CDS encoding serine/threonine-protein kinase is translated as MPPYSFPRNLRDLLRAEPRLDPDRAARLLADVATVLAPRHAQGEAHGGLTPERVLLDADGRATLAAPPADDDGALAPWPAYLAPEQIDGREPDPASDVYALGLLGWEMLAGQPPWAGESLYSIVLKQREQDLPRLSTLRPGLPRHLVFAVEGALHKSPGDRWRGADEMLAQLAPDAHPDHEPVHHYGHDYGHDYAHAHPHAPPVVGETVAIPRHVEPPLAARGPVVGMPAVPPPAPRPRPSRLRPLGLAALAVAVLGAGAAGLAVFQGSEEKGSTQAWLDSVSAGGATGEVISESTLTIAEERARDQLRRDSLARVARASARRDSIRAAAAAESAQAAAPATDSAAPRDTTARPDTTPSPTPSPTPSPTPPPTVPPATPPAPSSTPAAPPTNG
- a CDS encoding succinylglutamate desuccinylase/aspartoacylase domain-containing protein, coding for MPAIVVRRAATLALLAVLATPLSPLHAQGDAPFRVGPVAVRAGEAASGFLDVPAGSDGATRVPVSVLRGRETGPVLALVAGTHGSEVAPIIALQRLRARLDPAALRGTLILVHVANMPSFLGRTVYYSPVDRKNLNRVYPGRADGTVSERIAHAITTEVIDRSDYLVDMHAGDGNESLRPYTYWSRLGLDARVDSLSREMALAWGHDHVVVNDDRPRDRARSLYTQNTAQVRGKPSITTETGYLGLPEPEMVRANEEGAIRLMRHLGMLPALGALRAEERVAAPLYLARTVVLTSPATGVWHASVERGTTVPQGAPIGRVTDFFGATVATVRAPFAGEVLYVIGTPAMSEGEPVAMLGQAADSVPALQPPPPVEAVSLLGDTLRRPALAPATQRRMEAQLDSARAMLAASPNSADAKIWVARRLGYLGRYRDAIDVLTRAAAEHPDDPRIYRHRGHRYLTVRDLPRAVADLERAATLMRGRPDEIEPDGQPNVRNQPIGTLQSNVWYHLALARYLQGDDARALQAARSGLAVSGNPDRLVSQTYWTYLILRRMGRDAEARAALAPVTRELDVFENQSYHRLLLLFKGALPADSVLGGLGSPSDLSAAYGVAAWHALEGRAAESAALRQRILSSGQWASFGFLAAEADAARARRRASR
- a CDS encoding ComEC/Rec2 family competence protein, whose protein sequence is MPTRYVRPFTSELVGDDGKRITELLWGDPVHVTGAVEDGFIRARARGRPLPKKGEAEPPTGWVRADDLMPANPLLELYVIDVGQGDSVLMRTPDDRWHLIDGGVAAEQQMTRKGAANFLRWKFLDDLGRDAVELETVILTHADEDHYGGLANVFTGRVPMRDPFPVRIARFFHSGIANFAAAPKTGDEVAGEVPAFPIPGQRIRRGGRFVTQLLGGKTSFRKPPRPLAPRYAAFAALVGRLEGSVARLSRDDGHLPGYAPGDGDVTIHVLGPVMETLTDGTRGLRVLGATGVTKNGHSIVLRADYGDVRVLLTGDLNDASQRLLLSYVPAADFAVDVAKACHHGAEKVELDFIAAMQARATVISSGDNESHAHPRPVLMGASARYGREAVDEKGARMPPLLYSTELARSVALCYASGVRVRPAAGGQPEQVDLGLTDVRPDVRGQDYRKLAFLPLASDLVYGLVNVRTDGVHVLCATMEEAGTDFDVKVFRAGQAP